A genome region from Aegilops tauschii subsp. strangulata cultivar AL8/78 unplaced genomic scaffold, Aet v6.0 Super-Scaffold_262, whole genome shotgun sequence includes the following:
- the LOC141028200 gene encoding non-specific lipid-transfer protein 4.3-like, producing the protein MHPLRNTSPVQSLSKSSLSPSPAEFNTITTANSIGMARGAAIPLVLVAMVATMLLVATDAAISCGQVTSALSPCISYARGNGANPTAACCSGVRSLAGAARSTADKQAACKCIKSAAGGLNAGKAAGIPSKCGVSVPYAISANVDCSKIR; encoded by the coding sequence ATGCACCCCCTACGAAACACCTCACCGGTACAATCACTTAGCAAATCTAGCCTCTCACCATCTCCAGCTGAGTTCAACACGATTACTACTGCAAACTCGATAGGGATGGCTCGCGGTGCAGCTATTCCGCTCGTGCTGGTCGCCATGGTGGCCACTATGCTCCTCGTAGCCACCGACGCGGCCATCTCCTGCGGTCAGGTGACCTCCGCCTTGAGCCCCTGCATCTCCTATGCCCGCGGCAATGGCGCCAACCCGACTGCTGCCTGCTGCAGCGGTGTCAGGAGTCTGGCCGGGGCAGCCCGGAGCACCGCTGACAAGCAAGCGGCGTGCAAGTGCATCAAGAGCGCTGCCGGTGGGCTCAACGCTGGCAAGGCCGCCGGCATCCCCTCCAAGTGCGGCGTCAGCGTCCCATATGCAATCAGCGCTAACGTCGACTGCTCTAAGATTCGCTGA